The nucleotide window TTAAGTTTGCTCCCGAGCTGCGCTTTTCCCACGGCTTGTCCAACCTACTGGTGCCGGGCAAAGACGTGTACAGCCGCAGCCTGCAGAGCATGAAAAGCAACACGGTTACGCTCTACCTGAATTTCGAATAACCGGCCCGGGCTGGTTCTTGCCACATTTTATGATTCGTACCGCCTTTGTAACGGGAGCTTCTTCCGGCATCGGCCGCGCCACGGCCGTTGCCCTGGCCCAGGCTGGCTTTCAACTTATTCTTACCGGGCGCCGACAGGAGCGGCTGGAGGAGCTGGCCCAGCAGCTGGCACCCACCCGCACCCACTTGCTTACCTTCGACGTGCGCGACCGGGCTGCCGTGGATGCCGCCGTAGCCAGCTTGCCCGCCGAGTTTCAGCAGATTGATGTGCTGATCAACAACGCCGGTGGGGCCCACGGCCTGGCTCCGATTCAGGACGGGGACCCCAACGACTGGGACGTGATGCTGGACAGCAACGTGAAAGGCCTGCTAAACGTGAGCCAGGCCGTGCTGCCGGGCATGCG belongs to Hymenobacter cellulosilyticus and includes:
- a CDS encoding SDR family NAD(P)-dependent oxidoreductase, with protein sequence MIRTAFVTGASSGIGRATAVALAQAGFQLILTGRRQERLEELAQQLAPTRTHLLTFDVRDRAAVDAAVASLPAEFQQIDVLINNAGGAHGLAPIQDGDPNDWDVMLDSNVKGLLNVSQAVLPGMRERQQGHIINIGSIAGHEVYANGNVYCASKAAVAALSKAMRIDLLPLNIRVAEVNPGAVETEFSQVRFKGDTERAAKVYQGYDPLKPEDIAEVIQFMVTRPANVHIAEITVFAGAQGAATLIRRD